A section of the Bombus terrestris chromosome 2, iyBomTerr1.2, whole genome shotgun sequence genome encodes:
- the LOC100652105 gene encoding LOW QUALITY PROTEIN: galactokinase (The sequence of the model RefSeq protein was modified relative to this genomic sequence to represent the inferred CDS: inserted 1 base in 1 codon; substituted 6 bases at 6 genomic stop codons), which translates to MSSLLFKGLLQIGETLCKQAFVQKIPRLDELRSLTEQEFINSYGLIPTCAVFAPGCLTIAGKSTNFMETITRVTSHTYIHTHLLGLSSLEIKQAIQLVTLVVGKRNHGSKWCQVKTFLENTDGEMFKFRLDDENLCTLAEETSWIRCLKGTIRSFKDSRAHVPGFQIVIVSSLPAXHGLGSSSAMVVALYTFFEAITNTYTDNVIEKTLICHLMESSCKVRMSDVLTFVIGNEDEIFAFDARSLDIDRCNWNAIDVQSILIELNNVKKIKLSKRRDDERNRIHCEEIMTMMNTMSRXRPHPIGVSMMEFLFPQETMETANDVIDKDKRIVEMTNAIRNEQWEELGRIIYQMFRYIMXLDXLTXYFVLPLHSINIVXFIXASILHSLLKYYTECKYNTLFRL; encoded by the exons ATGTCATCACTAC TTTTTAAAGGATTACTACAAATTGGCGAAACCTTATGTAAACAAGCATTTGTCCAAAAAATTCCACGTTTAGATGAATTAAGATCTCTGACCGAACaggaatttattaattcttatgGATTAATCCCTACCTGCGCGGTATTTGCGCCCGGATGTTTAACCATAGCTGGCAAGAGCACCAATTTCATGGAAA CAATAACGCGTGTAACgtcacacacatacatacacacacatttGCTTGGTTTATCTTCCCTTGAAATAAAACAGGCCATTCAACTTGTCACGTTAGTGGTTGGTAAACGCAATCACGGCAGCAAATGGTGCCAGGTTAAAACGTTCTTGGAGAATACCGACGGGGAAATGTTCAAGTTTCGCTTGGATGATGAAAATCTTTGCACATTAGCGGAAGAAACTTCGTGGATACGTTGCTTAAAAGGAACGATACGAAGTTTCAAAGATAGCCGAG CACACGTTCCTGGCTTTCAAATCGTAATCGTATCCAGCTTACCAG AACACGGTCTCGGAAGCAGCTCCGCCATGGTCGTGGCGTTGTATACATTTTTTGAAGCGATTACAAATACGTATACTGACAATGTTATAGAGAAGACGTTGATATGCCACTTGATGGAGAGTTCTTGTAAAGTTCGTATGTCGGATGTTTTAACTTTTGTTATCGGGAACGAGGATGAGATTTTCGCATTCGATGCACGATCCCTTGATATCGATCGATGCAATTGGAATGCCATTGATGTTCAATCGATTCTTATCGaattaaataatgttaaaaaaattaaattatcgaaaCGACGTGACGACGAACGTAATCGAATACATTGCGAAGAAATTATGACAATGATGAACACAATGTCTCGATAGCGTCCACATCCGATCGGCGTGTCCatgatggaatttttatttccgcAAGAAACAATGGAAACGGCCAATGATGTGATTGACAAGGATAAAAGAATAGTGGAAATGACAAATGCGATTAGAAATGAACAGTGGGAAGAATTGGGTAGGATTATTTATCAAATGTTTCGGTATATCATGTAGCTTGATTAATTAACTTGATATTTTGTTTTGCCATTGCATAGTATTAATATCGTATAATTCATATAAGCAAGTATTTTACATAGCTTGTTAAAATATTACACGGAATGTAAATACAATACACTATTTAGGCTgtag
- the LOC100646975 gene encoding cell wall protein DAN4 yields the protein MRLVYITCVLLATAICCIAADNAATTQGDTKSINQQTVDLVNSTAPIKNSSSIAAPVKDSVKDSSTNITKNADVKDNITRTTDTIPAATTNITIGNKTKTDTVPDNDHGTESSNSTTSTITSTPTTSSITTKQTPTSEKSTPTTIVTPTTTNNTTPIVSSTPITTPVPSSTKVVPSYTQRHFDGLSFLGGIILATCLMVIGVITWKFYRAFNEQNYRTL from the exons ATGAGATTAGTGTATATAACCTGCGTTTTATTAGCTACGGCAATTTGCTGCATCGCGGCTGATAATG CTGCTACGACCCAAGGAGATACTAAATCTATCAATCAGCAGACAGTGGATCTAGTCAATAGTACTGCACCTATTAAAAATTCCTCGAGTATTGCTGCACCAGTTAAGGATTCTGTTAAGGATTCTAGTACCAATATAACTAAAAATGCCGATGTCAAAGACAATATTACCAGAACCACTGATACTATTCCTGCTGCTACTACTAACATCACTATTGGTAACAAAACAAAAACCGATACTGTTCCTGACAATGATCATGGTACAGAATCTAGCAATTCAACAACAAGTACAATAACTTCAACACCTACAACTTCATCAATAACAACCAAACAAACACCTACGTCTGAAAAATCTACACCTACGACTATAGTTACACCTACTACTACGAACAATACAACACCTATCGTTTCATCAACACCAATAACTACTCCAGTTCCATCATCGACAAAAGTTGTTCCATCTTATACACAACGACACTTTGATGGACTCAGCTTTTTAG GTGGCATCATTTTAGCTACATGTTTAATGGTAATTGGTGTAATCACTTGGAAATTCTATAGAGCATTCAATGAACAAAACTACCGCACGCTATGA